One region of Nitrospira sp. genomic DNA includes:
- the mfd gene encoding transcription-repair coupling factor, with protein sequence MPPLIPLHLTQWLAPAREALRSSSGKPCLMGLHGSTAGFGLALLTHSLPSQPLADRSWLIVAKNDDEAERLYRDTVFFRTLCGQSVDDLALFPKWETLPYESTVPHIDLVARRMQTLNRLCTTARTVLFTSVPALTQRVLPALVFTDAILQFRPDGSLEREVLVSSLLRLGYRKGSVVEIPGEFSIRGGIVDIYSTAYADPLRVEFLGDTIESIRFFDPATQKSTDKIKQAWVLPARELIRPEDAPDALAPLAADAEWHAPSVYGTMDSLLDYFPRPPVLVLDQPGTLKAHTEECWQAIEEGFLRHEDRTDPNPYPTPDNLYLTWDQILAATQGYATLALEPVTAPDASWDPVLTCPAQTPASVGLGQRGTAFSHTLEVLDRLREAGPVVLVARSQGQVGRLLALFGEHDRPAMEWKPSALSAGGAQKAPFSVLNGEVSAGFLSPDLRLVVLTEEELFAKGARHKPQPKSKAATFLSSLEDLNIGDYVVHMQYGIAKYQGLRRLSVQDFDSDFLVLEFAGTDKLYVPLDRLSQVQRYAGADAHVPRLDRLGGTSWAKTTARVKKDIEEMAHELVDLYANRELVHRTSYGKDSMLYHEFEAAFEYEETVDQRKAIEDIANDLASTKPMDRLVCGDVGYGKTEVAMRAAFKAVEENRQVAVLVPTTLLAHQHYDNFAERFAPFPTRVALLSRFQSPKDTKAIVKDTEAGLVDILIGTHRLLQKDVKFRNLGLVIIDEEQWFGVKHKERLKQLRTQVDVLTLTATPIPRTLQMTMASVRDLSIIDTPPSGRLAIRTQVLRFSEKAIREAILRELGRGGQTYFVHNRVETMERMGAWLQELVPEARIVMAHGQMDSKPLEAVMLKFFHREADILIASAIIQSGIDVPTANTIIVNRADTFGLAQLYQLRGRVGRGGEQAYAYFLVPDEGNLSDDAQKRLTAIQQFTELGSGFRIAAADLEIRGAGNLLGKQQSGHIAAVGLDLYLQMVEQAVQRLKGQVVEEEPDPELRLSVSAYIPEEYVADSHQRLSLYKRLSSCGQLGDLALMHGEIEDRYGHPPDPVERLFELMQIRLLAKQLRLSSVVEQPHAVVITFDPKATVSETAVQALMDRYKKRLRFLSPLSFELQIPHDDWSLVFPELNATLQTLHVCGTNNQGPRTAST encoded by the coding sequence GTGCCTCCCCTGATCCCGCTACATCTGACTCAGTGGCTCGCGCCGGCGCGAGAAGCCCTTCGCAGCAGCTCGGGCAAACCCTGCCTCATGGGGTTGCATGGGTCGACCGCCGGCTTCGGCTTGGCGCTCCTCACACACAGCCTGCCATCTCAGCCCCTGGCCGACCGTTCCTGGCTGATCGTCGCCAAAAACGATGACGAGGCGGAACGCCTCTATCGCGACACGGTGTTTTTCCGAACCCTCTGCGGGCAGTCCGTCGACGATCTCGCACTCTTCCCGAAATGGGAAACGCTGCCCTATGAATCGACGGTCCCCCACATCGATCTGGTGGCCCGCCGCATGCAGACGCTCAACCGCCTCTGCACCACGGCGCGCACGGTGCTCTTCACCTCCGTCCCGGCCTTAACGCAGCGGGTCCTGCCGGCCCTGGTCTTCACCGACGCGATTCTGCAGTTTCGACCGGATGGTTCCCTGGAGCGGGAAGTGCTCGTGTCCAGCCTGTTGCGGTTGGGCTACCGGAAGGGATCGGTGGTAGAAATTCCCGGTGAGTTCAGCATTCGCGGCGGGATCGTCGATATCTATTCGACCGCCTATGCCGACCCGCTACGGGTGGAGTTTCTCGGCGACACGATCGAGTCGATCCGCTTCTTCGATCCGGCCACACAAAAATCGACCGACAAGATCAAGCAGGCCTGGGTGCTGCCGGCCCGCGAATTGATTCGCCCCGAGGACGCACCCGATGCCCTCGCGCCCCTGGCCGCCGACGCTGAATGGCATGCCCCATCGGTCTACGGGACCATGGACAGCCTCCTCGACTATTTCCCTCGGCCGCCGGTGCTGGTCCTGGATCAACCCGGCACGCTGAAGGCCCACACGGAAGAATGTTGGCAAGCCATCGAGGAAGGATTCCTGCGTCACGAAGATCGCACGGATCCGAATCCCTACCCCACACCGGACAACCTGTACCTCACGTGGGATCAGATCCTCGCCGCCACCCAAGGCTACGCCACGCTCGCGCTTGAGCCGGTCACCGCACCGGACGCGAGTTGGGACCCGGTGCTGACCTGCCCGGCTCAAACACCAGCCAGCGTGGGGCTCGGTCAACGCGGCACCGCATTCAGCCATACGCTGGAGGTACTCGATCGCTTGCGCGAAGCCGGACCGGTCGTCCTGGTCGCCCGCAGCCAGGGCCAGGTCGGCCGCTTGCTGGCGTTATTCGGCGAGCATGATCGACCGGCGATGGAATGGAAGCCCTCGGCACTCTCGGCCGGCGGCGCGCAAAAGGCGCCGTTTTCGGTCTTGAACGGCGAAGTGTCGGCCGGTTTTCTATCCCCCGATCTGCGGCTGGTGGTCCTCACCGAAGAAGAACTCTTCGCCAAAGGCGCCCGCCATAAACCGCAGCCCAAGAGCAAGGCCGCCACCTTCCTCTCCTCGCTGGAAGATCTGAACATCGGCGACTACGTCGTGCACATGCAATACGGCATCGCGAAGTATCAGGGGCTGCGTCGGCTCTCGGTGCAAGACTTCGACAGCGACTTTCTGGTGCTGGAATTCGCGGGGACCGACAAGCTCTATGTGCCGCTCGATCGACTCAGCCAGGTCCAACGCTATGCGGGGGCGGATGCCCATGTCCCCCGCCTGGACCGCCTGGGCGGCACCAGCTGGGCCAAAACGACCGCGCGGGTCAAGAAAGACATCGAAGAAATGGCGCACGAGCTCGTCGATCTCTACGCCAACCGGGAGCTCGTCCATCGCACCTCGTACGGTAAAGACAGCATGCTCTACCACGAGTTCGAAGCGGCCTTCGAATACGAAGAAACAGTCGATCAGCGCAAGGCGATCGAAGACATTGCCAACGATCTGGCCTCCACGAAGCCGATGGATCGCCTGGTCTGCGGCGACGTGGGTTACGGCAAGACCGAAGTCGCCATGCGGGCGGCGTTCAAGGCCGTCGAGGAAAATCGACAGGTGGCCGTGCTGGTGCCGACGACGCTGCTCGCCCACCAGCATTACGACAACTTCGCCGAACGGTTTGCCCCCTTTCCGACTCGCGTCGCCCTGCTGTCACGCTTTCAGTCTCCGAAGGATACGAAAGCGATCGTCAAGGATACGGAAGCCGGCCTGGTCGATATCCTCATCGGCACCCACCGGCTGCTCCAAAAAGACGTGAAGTTCCGCAACCTCGGCCTCGTCATCATCGACGAAGAGCAATGGTTCGGCGTGAAACATAAGGAACGGCTGAAACAGCTGCGCACCCAAGTCGATGTGTTGACCCTGACCGCGACTCCGATCCCACGCACATTACAAATGACCATGGCGAGTGTGCGCGACCTTTCGATCATCGATACGCCCCCGTCGGGACGCCTGGCGATCCGCACCCAAGTCCTTCGCTTCAGCGAAAAGGCGATCCGTGAGGCGATTCTCCGCGAACTCGGCCGAGGGGGACAAACCTACTTTGTTCACAATCGGGTAGAAACCATGGAGCGGATGGGCGCCTGGCTCCAGGAATTGGTGCCGGAAGCCCGCATCGTGATGGCACACGGCCAGATGGACTCGAAACCGCTGGAAGCCGTGATGCTGAAATTCTTCCACCGGGAAGCGGATATTCTGATCGCCTCCGCCATTATCCAATCGGGCATCGACGTGCCGACCGCCAACACCATCATCGTGAATCGCGCCGACACCTTCGGACTCGCCCAGCTCTATCAACTCCGCGGCCGGGTCGGCCGGGGCGGCGAACAGGCCTACGCCTACTTCCTGGTGCCGGATGAAGGCAACCTCTCGGACGATGCCCAGAAGCGGCTGACCGCCATCCAACAGTTTACCGAATTGGGATCGGGCTTCCGCATCGCCGCAGCGGATCTTGAAATTCGCGGTGCGGGGAATCTGCTCGGCAAACAGCAATCGGGCCATATTGCCGCCGTCGGGCTCGATCTCTACCTGCAAATGGTGGAACAGGCGGTCCAACGCCTGAAGGGTCAGGTCGTGGAGGAAGAACCGGATCCCGAGCTGCGTCTCAGCGTCTCCGCCTATATTCCCGAAGAGTACGTGGCCGACAGCCACCAGCGCCTGTCGCTCTACAAACGACTATCCTCCTGCGGACAACTCGGCGACCTGGCCCTGATGCACGGAGAGATCGAAGACCGCTACGGGCATCCGCCCGATCCGGTCGAGCGTTTGTTCGAGCTCATGCAAATCCGGCTGTTGGCCAAGCAGCTCCGGCTGAGCTCTGTGGTCGAGCAACCGCATGCGGTCGTAATCACCTTCGATCCCAAGGCCACGGTCTCCGAAACCGCCGTGCAAGCCCTGATGGACCGATACAAGAAACGACTACGGTTTCTGTCGCCGCTGTCTTTTGAACTCCAGATACCGCATGACGACTGGAGTTTGGTCTTTCCAGAACTCAACGCAACCTTGCAAACCCTCCACGTCTGTGGTACCAACAATCAAGGGCCCCGCACGGCCTCGACCTGA
- the rfaE2 gene encoding D-glycero-beta-D-manno-heptose 1-phosphate adenylyltransferase produces MHTKITTRQELASRLNEHRRQGHRIVFTNGCFDLMHIGHTRYLQAARDLGDALVVGVNSDESVRALNKGTDRPIVPDTQRAEVLAALACVDYVVIFSEPDPGALIATLQPDILVKGGDWSVDRIVGRETVEARGGRVQTIPLVPGVSTTTLVQRIRSTTA; encoded by the coding sequence ATGCACACCAAGATCACCACGCGACAAGAGCTTGCCTCACGGCTGAATGAGCACCGTCGGCAGGGACATCGTATCGTTTTCACGAACGGCTGCTTCGACCTGATGCACATCGGCCATACCCGGTATCTGCAAGCAGCCCGCGATCTGGGGGATGCGCTGGTGGTGGGCGTGAATTCCGACGAGTCCGTGCGCGCCCTGAATAAAGGCACCGACCGCCCCATCGTGCCCGATACCCAGCGAGCCGAGGTTCTCGCTGCGTTAGCCTGCGTGGACTATGTAGTGATCTTTTCGGAACCGGACCCCGGCGCCCTCATCGCAACCCTCCAACCGGATATTCTCGTCAAAGGCGGAGATTGGTCCGTCGATCGGATTGTGGGACGGGAAACGGTCGAGGCCCGCGGCGGACGCGTCCAGACCATTCCACTCGTTCCCGGCGTGTCGACGACCACGCTGGTGCAACGTATTCGCTCCACGACAGCGTAA
- a CDS encoding DNA polymerase IV, which yields MSGRWPRQILFGDIDAMFASAAVLADPSLKGKPVAVGGPPPRGIVAAASYEVRRFGVRSAMPTIQAMRLCPQLVLVPPDRPLYQRLHRQLQDITDRFFPETEWTSIDEFYADTTRLQTRHPDPRELGQALKIDITRVTGLTCTIALASGKTVAKIAADAHKPDGLAVIEPGSEAAFLAPLPIRSLPGMGPKSTEAIERLGIHTVGDLLEPRFEQSLVRLLGSRLAAFQSLARGHDSDPVVADREAKSMSHETTFDEDTNDPALLEPIIHGFLETLTHDLRLEGLAAGSFTVKLKDSHFRITTRQRKFSSPANYDPDMWPDICAALHELLQPRSRYRLVGLGLSDLVPAPEPLFDRRQRDAVAILDRLIEQHGAGVVRLGGLPQGWNSPKKRGRRTEN from the coding sequence ATGTCCGGACGATGGCCCCGACAAATTCTCTTCGGCGACATCGACGCCATGTTTGCCTCTGCCGCGGTTCTCGCAGATCCATCGCTGAAAGGGAAACCGGTTGCCGTGGGCGGCCCTCCGCCACGCGGCATTGTGGCAGCGGCGAGTTATGAGGTGCGTCGCTTCGGGGTGCGATCGGCGATGCCGACCATTCAGGCCATGCGACTCTGCCCTCAGCTCGTTCTCGTACCGCCGGACCGTCCGTTGTACCAGCGTCTGCACCGCCAGCTTCAGGACATCACCGACCGGTTTTTCCCGGAGACCGAATGGACCAGTATCGATGAGTTTTATGCAGATACGACCCGATTGCAAACGCGGCATCCCGATCCCCGCGAGTTGGGGCAAGCGCTCAAAATCGACATCACCCGCGTCACGGGCCTGACCTGCACCATTGCCCTGGCGTCCGGCAAGACCGTCGCCAAGATCGCGGCCGATGCGCATAAACCCGACGGACTCGCCGTGATTGAACCGGGCTCGGAAGCGGCGTTCCTCGCCCCGCTGCCGATTCGCTCCTTGCCGGGCATGGGTCCCAAATCCACCGAAGCGATCGAGCGTCTGGGCATTCATACGGTCGGCGATCTGCTCGAGCCTCGATTCGAACAATCTCTCGTCCGCCTGCTTGGCTCGCGGCTGGCGGCGTTTCAATCACTCGCTCGCGGCCATGACTCCGATCCCGTGGTGGCCGATCGCGAGGCCAAGAGTATGAGCCATGAAACCACCTTCGACGAAGACACGAACGATCCGGCCCTGCTGGAACCAATCATTCATGGCTTCCTTGAAACGTTGACGCACGATCTCAGGCTGGAGGGACTCGCCGCCGGGTCATTCACCGTGAAGCTGAAAGATTCGCACTTTCGCATCACCACGCGGCAACGAAAATTCTCCTCACCGGCGAACTACGATCCGGACATGTGGCCGGACATCTGCGCTGCCCTTCACGAGTTGCTGCAGCCGCGATCGCGTTATCGTCTTGTCGGTTTGGGACTGTCGGACCTCGTCCCGGCTCCTGAACCCCTGTTCGACCGGCGACAGCGCGACGCGGTCGCCATACTCGACCGGTTGATCGAGCAACATGGCGCGGGGGTGGTTCGACTGGGAGGACTTCCACAAGGCTGGAACAGCCCGAAGAAGCGGGGACGGCGCACGGAAAACTGA
- a CDS encoding SprT-like domain-containing protein, which produces MSTMSPSAEPLLTIWTDLNRRYFQGGLPPIPIEWSRRLTSSAGMFVCRIGPRQPLARTLEEPARRRCIRLSAVLLQSNYPEPSHETVMTLAHEMIHQWQYDILKRRPNHGADFRRMMGQMNRDGLGITIYHSLGKEVAALAKYAWRCQHCGCLYQRQRRTIQPRRHFCGACRGPLRELPAVAPVTTTEPAHTSAAGPQLGFPFTPV; this is translated from the coding sequence GTGAGTACCATGTCCCCCTCTGCGGAACCGCTGCTCACAATCTGGACCGATCTCAACCGCCGCTACTTTCAGGGCGGCTTACCTCCGATTCCCATTGAATGGAGCCGCCGACTGACCTCCTCAGCCGGGATGTTCGTCTGCCGGATCGGGCCACGACAGCCGCTTGCGCGCACTCTCGAAGAACCGGCCAGACGGCGTTGTATCAGACTGTCGGCGGTGCTACTTCAATCCAATTACCCGGAGCCGAGCCACGAAACCGTCATGACCCTGGCGCACGAAATGATTCACCAATGGCAGTACGATATCTTGAAGCGTCGCCCGAATCATGGTGCCGATTTTCGTCGCATGATGGGCCAGATGAATCGCGACGGCCTGGGCATCACGATCTATCACTCGCTGGGAAAAGAAGTGGCTGCCTTGGCCAAATATGCCTGGCGTTGCCAGCACTGCGGCTGCCTCTATCAACGACAACGCCGGACCATCCAACCGAGACGCCACTTCTGCGGCGCCTGCCGGGGGCCGCTCCGCGAGCTTCCTGCCGTGGCACCCGTCACCACCACGGAACCGGCCCACACATCTGCCGCAGGTCCTCAGCTCGGCTTTCCCTTCACCCCCGTGTAG
- a CDS encoding D-sedoheptulose 7-phosphate isomerase: MKEFAIKAFDDSAEIKRRFARDHADRIVQVAQLIGGAFQAGHKVLLFGNGGSSTDAAHIAAEFVGRYKRERAPFPAIALATDIAAITCIANDYGFEELFARQVRAHGQRGDVAIAISTSGNSPNVLKGVEAAKALGLTTIAWTGGTGGKLAGMVDYAFVVPSTLTARIQESHITLGHVLCELIEDHVLANPA, encoded by the coding sequence ATGAAAGAATTTGCCATCAAGGCCTTCGACGACAGCGCCGAGATCAAGCGGCGCTTCGCGCGGGACCATGCCGACCGAATCGTGCAGGTCGCGCAACTCATCGGCGGCGCGTTTCAGGCCGGACATAAAGTCTTGCTCTTCGGCAACGGCGGCAGCTCCACCGATGCCGCGCACATAGCCGCCGAGTTTGTCGGCCGCTATAAGCGCGAACGTGCCCCGTTTCCGGCCATTGCCCTCGCCACGGACATTGCCGCCATCACCTGCATCGCCAACGACTACGGCTTCGAGGAGCTGTTCGCCCGTCAAGTTCGCGCACACGGGCAGCGTGGAGATGTGGCGATCGCGATCAGCACCAGCGGCAACTCCCCCAACGTGTTGAAAGGGGTCGAGGCGGCCAAAGCCCTGGGCCTCACCACGATCGCCTGGACCGGCGGAACCGGCGGCAAACTGGCAGGCATGGTGGACTACGCCTTCGTCGTGCCTTCCACGCTGACCGCCCGCATTCAGGAAAGTCACATCACGCTGGGCCATGTGCTCTGCGAACTCATTGAGGATCACGTTCTTGCCAACCCGGCGTAA
- a CDS encoding SPFH/Band 7/PHB domain protein — MEDSGMPGGLWVVIFLAGLVLLVISKTARVVPQQSAYVVERLGRYSRTLGAGFHILWPFLDSVQYKHSLKETAIDIPEQICITRDNVQVGVDGILYSKVLDPQRASYGISDYRFAITQLAQTALRSEIGKIELDRTFEERTNINSQVVNELDKATEPWGVKVLRYEIKNITPPKDVLAAMEKQMRAEREKRAVILTSEGERDAAINQAEGEKQQVIKASEAKKQQQINEAEGAASAIMAIASATADGLRKVAESTQIPGGYEAVQLRVAEQYITKFGELAKASNTLVLPANVSDVGSMLTLAMNMITKRSSPTSPGK; from the coding sequence ATGGAGGATAGCGGAATGCCAGGCGGACTTTGGGTTGTTATTTTCCTTGCAGGCCTCGTCCTGCTCGTCATCTCGAAAACCGCGCGTGTCGTGCCGCAACAGAGCGCTTACGTCGTGGAGCGGCTGGGCCGGTACTCACGGACACTCGGCGCGGGGTTCCACATCCTGTGGCCGTTCCTCGACAGTGTGCAGTACAAACACTCGCTGAAAGAAACCGCCATCGATATTCCCGAACAGATCTGCATCACGCGCGACAACGTGCAGGTCGGCGTCGACGGCATTCTCTATTCCAAGGTGCTGGATCCGCAGCGAGCCTCCTACGGCATCAGCGACTATCGCTTTGCGATCACGCAGCTGGCTCAGACCGCCCTCCGGAGCGAGATCGGCAAAATCGAACTCGACCGCACCTTCGAAGAGCGCACCAATATCAACAGCCAGGTTGTGAATGAGCTGGACAAGGCAACGGAACCCTGGGGCGTGAAGGTGCTGCGGTACGAGATCAAGAACATCACGCCGCCGAAAGACGTGCTGGCCGCGATGGAAAAGCAAATGCGGGCCGAACGGGAAAAACGCGCGGTGATTCTGACCTCCGAGGGCGAACGCGACGCCGCCATCAACCAGGCGGAAGGCGAGAAGCAGCAGGTCATCAAGGCCTCCGAGGCGAAGAAACAGCAGCAGATCAACGAGGCCGAGGGCGCAGCCTCCGCGATTATGGCCATCGCCAGCGCCACGGCAGACGGACTCCGCAAAGTCGCCGAATCCACGCAAATTCCGGGCGGCTACGAAGCCGTGCAGCTGCGCGTCGCCGAGCAGTACATCACCAAGTTCGGGGAACTGGCCAAAGCCAGCAACACCCTCGTGCTCCCCGCCAACGTCTCGGATGTCGGCTCGATGCTGACGCTGGCGATGAATATGATCACGAAACGGTCTTCGCCCACATCTCCGGGAAAGTAA
- a CDS encoding NfeD family protein encodes MTWWLWAFLGLFLLGSEVVTPGGFYMLFFGIGALVVGALVGLGVIQSEWVSWLLFSVFSVASLVILRPPLRRLMTADRGNGSSVDTMGGETAIVLDDLPPGATGKAECRGSTWNAHNAGDKPLLKGQRSRVERVDGITLWIKPE; translated from the coding sequence ATGACCTGGTGGCTCTGGGCCTTCCTGGGACTGTTTCTGCTCGGCAGCGAAGTCGTCACGCCCGGCGGGTTCTATATGTTGTTCTTCGGCATCGGGGCGCTGGTCGTCGGCGCGCTGGTCGGCCTGGGCGTGATTCAGAGTGAATGGGTGTCCTGGCTCCTCTTTTCGGTCTTCTCCGTTGCCTCCCTCGTCATCCTTCGTCCTCCGCTCCGCCGCCTCATGACGGCCGACCGGGGCAACGGCTCATCGGTCGATACCATGGGCGGCGAAACCGCCATCGTCCTGGACGACCTTCCTCCCGGCGCCACGGGCAAAGCGGAATGCCGGGGCAGCACCTGGAATGCGCACAACGCCGGCGACAAGCCGCTGCTCAAAGGACAACGCAGCCGCGTCGAGCGTGTCGACGGCATCACCCTGTGGATCAAACCAGAATGA
- a CDS encoding TIGR02710 family CRISPR-associated protein → MPADTPVKALILAFTDAPSLAAYVINRLQPELLCFFVPESAKTQVEEAVQPLVQQMPKRWDWVVTPDPADVIACHQALSRSIHDLFRNWAVQVGEVVVDLTGATPAMAAALATVSQPWTSRVISLVDAEGREEGEAIAIGGLTKYWLQGNPWDESAVVVRREASDAFNHGSFRAAATLFHTLEARVSGGQKPLYRALGELALGYGLWEQFHYRQAWDKLKTSLKALDMASLWGGPPGLKALLPFIKANNGFLEKLVLDPADVKEGVVLDLLAHAHRRAHVDHDYERAMVALVRAMEACAQRQLFKQYKIKSWDVQPEQLPESMRDTCRTCYLDDVDGKYKLPLQSQFRVLAGLGDQMGQAFLRDWPKMKPLLDAANHAVLGHGFEAIKSERVQQLSDVVMKLTGVNESSLPKFPNLNL, encoded by the coding sequence ATGCCTGCGGATACTCCTGTCAAAGCGCTCATTCTGGCCTTTACCGATGCGCCGTCGCTCGCCGCCTATGTGATCAACCGGCTGCAGCCGGAATTGCTCTGCTTTTTCGTGCCGGAATCGGCGAAGACGCAGGTCGAAGAGGCGGTGCAACCGCTGGTGCAGCAGATGCCGAAACGTTGGGATTGGGTGGTGACGCCTGATCCGGCCGACGTCATCGCCTGTCATCAGGCCCTGTCACGATCTATCCACGACCTCTTTCGAAACTGGGCTGTGCAGGTGGGCGAAGTGGTCGTCGATTTGACCGGCGCCACCCCTGCCATGGCCGCGGCGCTGGCGACGGTGAGCCAACCCTGGACGTCACGGGTGATCAGTCTGGTCGATGCGGAGGGCCGCGAAGAGGGGGAGGCGATCGCGATCGGCGGGTTGACCAAGTATTGGTTGCAGGGCAATCCCTGGGATGAGTCGGCGGTCGTGGTGCGCCGTGAAGCCAGCGACGCCTTTAATCATGGTTCATTCAGAGCCGCCGCCACGCTGTTTCATACCCTGGAAGCTCGCGTGAGCGGGGGACAAAAGCCCCTCTATCGTGCCTTGGGCGAATTGGCGTTGGGGTACGGGTTGTGGGAGCAGTTTCACTACCGCCAGGCGTGGGACAAACTGAAGACCTCGTTGAAGGCGCTCGACATGGCCTCGCTCTGGGGAGGGCCGCCCGGGTTAAAGGCGCTCCTGCCGTTCATCAAGGCCAATAATGGATTCTTGGAAAAGCTGGTACTGGATCCCGCCGACGTGAAGGAAGGGGTAGTGCTCGATCTGCTCGCGCATGCCCATCGTCGCGCCCACGTGGACCATGACTATGAACGGGCCATGGTGGCGCTCGTGCGCGCGATGGAAGCCTGCGCCCAGCGGCAACTGTTCAAACAGTACAAGATCAAGTCCTGGGATGTGCAGCCGGAGCAATTGCCCGAATCGATGCGGGACACCTGCCGCACCTGTTACCTCGATGATGTGGACGGGAAGTACAAGCTGCCGTTGCAGAGTCAGTTCCGGGTATTGGCCGGTCTTGGCGATCAGATGGGGCAGGCCTTTCTTCGCGATTGGCCCAAGATGAAGCCGCTGCTCGACGCCGCCAACCATGCGGTGTTGGGCCACGGGTTTGAGGCCATCAAATCCGAGCGGGTGCAGCAACTGTCCGATGTGGTCATGAAACTCACGGGCGTGAACGAGTCCTCGCTGCCGAAGTTCCCGAATCTGAACCTCTAA
- a CDS encoding four helix bundle protein yields MSFRFETLNIWKKAKNYASKVYLATAKFPRHEDYGLRSQMNRAVNSICLNIAEGSAKSSKKAFDYHLEIALGSTVEVVAASCLAAEQAYIADLEHKALYDEGQKLAKSINAFRNALE; encoded by the coding sequence GTGTCATTCAGGTTTGAAACGCTCAATATATGGAAGAAGGCAAAAAATTACGCTTCGAAAGTATATTTGGCGACGGCGAAATTCCCTCGTCACGAGGACTATGGATTGAGATCTCAGATGAACAGAGCCGTGAATAGTATTTGCCTCAATATTGCCGAAGGTTCGGCCAAAAGCTCTAAAAAGGCTTTTGACTATCATCTGGAAATTGCCCTAGGTTCGACGGTCGAAGTCGTGGCTGCGTCCTGTCTCGCTGCGGAGCAGGCATATATTGCCGACCTTGAACACAAGGCCTTGTACGATGAAGGTCAGAAGCTGGCAAAGAGCATCAATGCATTCCGGAACGCACTGGAGTGA
- a CDS encoding YbgC/FadM family acyl-CoA thioesterase, whose translation MEIRIYYEDTDCGGVVYYANYLKYFERARTQYLEERGLSVAELRDGGTQFMVVHAELDYRSPGRYGETLVIETTLASVSQASFTFAHVLRERRSGRVVVEGSAKLVTVDDNLKVKRLDKPTLAALQGPPETRS comes from the coding sequence ATGGAAATTAGAATCTACTACGAGGACACCGACTGCGGAGGGGTGGTGTACTATGCCAACTACCTCAAGTATTTCGAGCGGGCGAGGACGCAGTATCTCGAAGAGCGGGGCCTGTCGGTTGCCGAGTTACGGGACGGCGGGACCCAGTTTATGGTCGTGCACGCCGAGCTCGACTATCGATCGCCGGGGCGTTATGGTGAGACATTGGTGATCGAGACGACACTGGCGTCGGTCAGCCAGGCCTCGTTCACCTTTGCGCATGTCCTGCGGGAACGGAGGAGCGGGCGAGTGGTGGTCGAAGGCTCGGCCAAGCTGGTGACGGTGGATGACAACTTGAAAGTAAAGCGACTCGACAAACCCACCTTGGCTGCGTTACAAGGACCTCCAGAGACGAGGAGCTAA
- a CDS encoding acetylglucosamine-6-sulfatase: protein MRTPMNQRCLPALCCLALWLGSVLSLLDSTLTAADHIKAAMPTPQTQSWWSARHARAVARIQQGPVDLLFIGDSITQGWEEDGRRVWDTFYGRRRAVNLGFNSDQTDNVLWRLQHGEIDGITPKLAIVMIGTNNATRREDPPEETAAGIQAILATLRARLPQTKILLLAVFPRGQSANDQLRRVNQAVNERLRPFADQRHVFFLDLGPRFLDKAGRLSEDVMPDALHPNERGYRLWAEGMEDLVKSLLEES, encoded by the coding sequence GTGAGAACCCCGATGAACCAACGGTGCCTCCCTGCTCTATGCTGTCTTGCCTTGTGGCTTGGGTCCGTTCTGTCGCTCCTGGATTCCACGCTCACCGCCGCAGACCACATCAAAGCGGCGATGCCCACCCCTCAAACTCAATCCTGGTGGTCTGCGCGGCATGCGCGCGCCGTGGCCCGCATTCAGCAAGGACCTGTCGATCTGTTGTTCATCGGAGATTCCATCACGCAGGGCTGGGAGGAGGATGGGCGCCGGGTCTGGGATACCTTTTACGGGCGCCGTCGGGCGGTGAACCTGGGATTTAACAGCGATCAGACCGACAACGTCCTTTGGCGGCTCCAACATGGCGAAATCGACGGCATCACTCCCAAACTGGCGATCGTGATGATCGGAACGAATAACGCGACCAGGCGCGAGGATCCCCCTGAAGAGACCGCGGCCGGAATCCAGGCGATTCTGGCTACGTTACGCGCTCGCTTGCCGCAAACCAAAATCTTGTTATTGGCGGTGTTTCCCAGAGGCCAGTCCGCCAACGACCAACTACGTCGCGTGAATCAGGCCGTCAACGAACGATTGCGGCCCTTCGCCGACCAGCGCCACGTGTTTTTCCTCGACCTGGGCCCGCGTTTTCTCGACAAGGCAGGACGACTCTCCGAGGATGTCATGCCGGACGCCTTGCACCCCAATGAACGCGGGTACCGCCTATGGGCCGAAGGCATGGAAGACCTGGTTAAGAGCCTCCTGGAGGAATCCTGA